Within the Deinococcus fonticola genome, the region GTCCCCGGCACAGCGAAGGCCAACTTGGCTTGACTGGAATGGACGACCACGGAGAGAAAACCTTCCTGCGCGGCCTCCACCAGGCCCCGTTTGGCAAGGTGCTGAGCAGCCTCGACGTGTGACTCCGCATCGAACGGCTGCCAGCCCTTCAAGCTTTCCTCCACTGCTTCAGGGGTCAGCAGTTGAGGAGCAACAGTAGTTTGTTGCCTGGGAGCAGGTTTTGTTGTCGCCTTTGACTTCTTCGGGGCGCTCCCCTGTGCTTCAGGTAGTCGGTGCGTCAGGTCAGCGCGGTCAAGCAAGATCTTCGCAGCGTCTGACTTCGGGATCATCAGACAGGCCGTGATGTAATCGATGGCCCCACCCCCGAAATCGTCCGCACCATGCCGTTTGAATACAGCTCCAGACGAGGAATCGGAGTATGACAGGCTGGGATGCTCCTCCTGAAAACCGGGTCGGATGTCGCACACGGTGCCAGTTCGTTTCAGGCGTGTGGGCTTGAGGTTGACGTTCAACTCATTCGCCAGCCAGTGCAGCAGCGCCAAGGCATTGTTGTTTGGGTGTTGCAGGGCTTCAGCGAGCAGGTGTTCATCTTTCATGCCTGATCACCCCCAAGCTGGAAGTGGGCGAAAAAGTTACCGTGCTACCGACTGCTGACACTAATTTCCCCGCCTGCCGCCAATTTCGCTCGCAGCAGCTTGGTGAAGGAAAATTAGCCGTATGGAAAACAGTGTCCTGAACGAGGTTATTCTTGATCGAGGATGCTACGATGTTGGTGGCAAGCCCGGTCGTCCCACCGGGCACCATCATTTTTGGCCTCCTTCGGCGCAACTTTCCAGCCAGCGCTGAAATTCGCTCTGATAGATGAAGTAGGAGGGGCGCTGCGGGGTTCCGAGGTTGATGGTGCGGAGTTCCTTTTCACGAATAGCCTTGTACAGGCGGTCGCGGGGAATGCCGAATTTGCGGTGTAGGGCGATGGGTTTTTCGAAGGGTTCGAGGGCAAAAGTCATGTTTGCCTCCTTTGATGAATGAATAGGTTTACGCCACACTGTGTAAAAACAGCGTGTCGGTATCAGAAATCGCTGAGATGGTGTCTGCCATGGCATCAACGTGGCGAAACACTGTCAGCACTATTCTGAAAAGAAGTTTCTATGTTGCCAGCGCAAAAAACGCTGAGAGATCAAGGCAGCTCAGCTGTGCTGGAAGCGGTACTTCAGCAATGCGAGAGAGCCGATCTCAAATCAGCGTTGGGGCGGTGCAGTAGATGCCGTGGGTGGCACAGGACGGCTATGCCGTGGGCGCGGAGGTCTGCGGTTCTCCCTTCTGTCACTGACCAGCTCGCGAGCAAACACCAGGACATCAAGATCAGGAGACAGCTCCAAATCAAGGGTCATGCACAGCGCCTCCGCCTGCAGCGCTTTTTCAGCTCCAACAGCCTGTGCATAGGCGTCGAAGATAGCTCGGGCCGCATCGTAGCGACCGTATGCATGCAGTGCCACTCCCCAAGTCATGAGCATCATTGCCAACTCGGCAACGGATTTTCCGGCAAGCTCATCAGGCGTCCACCGCGCCAGTGCTTCCTCTTTAAGGTGCTCCGGCTCCATCCCACCGTACAACTGTCTCTTGTCAGCCAGACTGTTACGGGCCGCGCCGAAACGAATGTAGTTCTGACGCGCTTTGCGGTGGGCACGGCGGGAAGTCCCAGATTGGGGAAAAGGCAGATTCCGGAATGTCCCCAAGTGTGCATGTTCCATAGCATCCCAGTTTTCCGCGAGGAACTGCTGGTACGCGGCTTCCTGTTGCGGACTCATCTCCTCTTCAAGAGCCGTCCGACTGCATTCAGCAACGCCGCAGACCAAGTCCGCCATAACGTCTGGCGGGAGTTGGTTCTGAGCGTAACCGTATGTCATGGGCAGAAAATAGCACAGGTTTGTCAGCAGGGTATAGATCCTGTCTTCACGCCTGTTGGGTTTCGCCCACTTTTCGCCCACACCTTTCAAAAACCCAGCAGAATCACCCAGTAACCAGCAGTAACCAGCAGGCGTATACATACTGAATCATGCTGTCTTGGACGGAAGAAACAGGAACCAACAGGGCTGCAAGCCACCCTACAGGAAGACCTCTAGGCTCTCTCTTAATCAGCGGGTTATAGGTTCGATTCCTATACGACCCACCAGAAAAACCCCCGCCCAGCGCGGGGGCTTTACTTTGCCGTCTCTAAACGATGTGGTCTATTTCCGCCCTGTGTCCAAAACGTGTCCAAAACAGTTTGCTGGCCCTCTGTAGGTGGGCTGGCGACTCTCGGGAGGTGAACGTCTACCCTCACAGAGGTCGGAGCATCGGTTTATCACTTTCTCTCTCCCTCGCAGAAGTGGGATTGTGGGATTTGCTTCTGAATTTGTCGTTTCGGACAGCATCGACTCTAATCCCAAGACATAAATTTCCGCTCGAAACAGCCGTTTCTCCAGTGGGAATGGGTGGTTCTGGCCGAAGAACCAGAATCCACGAAATCCAGAATATCCGAAAAAGGCCCGAATAGTGCGCTTTTACGGGTAAAAATAGACGAAATAGTCTGGATTCAAGAATCTTTTGCTGTTTAGGCTCTATAAGTGGCATCCTTCCGCTTCACAGTCCAGACCAGTCTGATGCGCTTCAAGTTATCTAATCCGAATTAGCCTAATCAAGATTATACTAATTGGTATGTTTTTAGGTCGTCTTCAGGAACTCAGCGCTTTACAGGCCGAGTATGCCCGGTCACGTCCCTCCCTGATTCTTGTTCGCGGGCGCAGGCGGGTCGGCAAGTCCACCCTGATTCTGAAGAGTCTGGAAGGCAGGCCACACATCTACTATCAGGCGAATCGGTTGACCTCCTCCGAAAACCTCTCTCTCCTGCGCCAGACCGTCCGGGAGGTGCTGGGTGACGACCCGGTGCTCGACGGTCTGAACAGTTGGGCAGCGGTACTGCTTTACCTCGCTCGGCTGTCCGTATCTCGCCCTGGCCTGACCCTCGTGCTCGACGAATTTCCTTACCTGTGTGATGGAGATGCTGCTTTGCCCTCCATCGTTCAGCAGGTTTGGGACAGGGTGCAGGCGGAAAGTTTGTCCTTCAATCTGGTGCTGTGCGGTTCAAGTATCGCGTTCATGGGGGAACTGCTGGCCGAGAGAAATCCACTCCACGGCAGACAGACCTTTTCACTCGACCTCCCGCCTCTGAGTTACCGTGAAGCCAGTGAACGCTTCCCTGACTGGTCGCTGTCCGACCGGGCCTACGCCTTTGCAGTGTTTGGAGGCATGCCCTATTACCTGGCGCTGTGTGAACCGCAGGAATCGCTGAAGGAAAACGTCATGCAGGTCATCCTGCGAAACGGCGCACCCTTGCATGACGAACCTACTCACCTCTTGCAGGCGGAACTTCAGAACGTGGCCCGCTACGCCACCATCCTGCGGGCCATTTCGGACGGTTGCACCACCTGGGGCGAGATTCTGAACCGTGTGCCGGAACTGGAAAGCAGCCAGCACCTCAGCCCCTACATCGGCAAACTGGAAGAACTGCGCCTGGTCGAGGTGACCCGTTCGCTGGACGCCCCACCCAAAGGCCGCAACCGCCGATACCGACTGGCCGACCCTTTTCTGGCCTTCTGGTATCACTTTGTTCTGCCGAACTCCTCGGCTCTGGAGGCTGGACAGTCCGAAGCGGTCTGGCAGCATGTCATCACTCCAAATCTGGATAAATACATGGGGGACGTGTTCGAGCGTATCTGCCGGGATTACCTGCGACTCTACGGTCAGGAACGCTTCGGAATGCCCGCCCGTGAGGTCGGTTCTATCTGGTCGGGCGACTTCGATGTGGATGTGGTGGCAACACTGCTCGATGAGCAGGTGGTCTACGGGGAATGCAAATGGTGGAAAGACCCGGTGGGGCAGAATATCCTCGACCATCTGTGCGAGAAGACCCAATCCGTCAAATACGGCAAGGGTGAGCCGCAATACGCCCTGTTTGCCCGGTCTGGCTTTACGGAAACTATTGAGAAGGAAGGCGTACACCTGCTGGGCCTGGCGGCCCTTTATGGTCAGGAAGAGTCAAATCCCGACTCCATTCAATATTCGCGAATTTAGAATAAACTGAGTCATGAAGCCTGTGGATACCATGGTCGCGGCAAAACTGGTCAGTGTAGCGCTAGTTGGGATTTCCTACGCTGGCTTGGCTGAGGCCCTGAATATCAGCAGTGCCGAGGCCCATGCCGCCGCGAAACGACTGGTCAAGGCCAGCCTCTTCAAAGATCAGGGGCGAAAGGTGCCTTACCCCAGAAGGCAGGCTCTGCTGGAGTTCTGGGTGCATGGCCTCAAGTACGTTTACCCTGCAGAACTGGGCGCACCTGCCAGGGGCATTCCCACTTCTATCGGTGCTGCTCCACTGCAACAGGAATTTTCGACGCCAGACGGTGGTGTCCCGGTCTGGCCCAGCCCTGAGGGAACGGTGCGTGGCCCGGCCCTCACGCCGATTCATCCCAGTGTTCTGAAGGCCATGACCGACGAAAGGGTGTATGAACTCCTGAGCCTGATCGATGCCCTCCGTGAAGGACGAATCCGCGAACGGGAGCGGGCAGCGGAGTTCCTCAAAGACCGCCTCTATAGTTGGTGCTGATGCCCTCGCCTACCGCACTCATTGAACAGGCCGCCCTGGAGTTGCAGCCCCTCCTGGAGCGACTGGTCTTCGTGGGTGGGGCCACGGTGGAACTGCTGCTCACGGACAAGGCGGCAGGCCCCGTGAGGCCCACGAACGACGTGGATGTCGCTACCCATGTGAGCAGGCGGAGTGAACTGTCGAAACTGGAAGAACGCCTGACAGGTCTGGGTTTTGAACCCGATCAGGAAGGCCCCCTCTGCCGTTGGAAGAAAGGCAGCCTGGTACTGGACGTGATGACCGACGACGGTGAGATGCAAGGCTTCACGAATCCCTGGTATGCCTCCGCGATTCAGCATGCCCGGCAGGTCACCCTGCCCTCAGGGAGGACGGTTCGTGTGCTCGATGCCCCACACCTGATCGCCACGAAACTGGTGGCCTGGCGAGACCGTGGTCAGGGAAGCATGTTCAGCCATGACCTTGAGGACATCCTGATGGTGCTGGACGGCAGGCCGGAGTTGAGTGATGAACTCCGCGCCGCACCGCCTCCTCTTCAGGACTTCGTGCGTCAGGAATTCGCTTCCCTGCTGGCTCACCCTGATTTCGAGGAAACCCTACAGGGCACCTTCACGGAGAAAGGACGTGACACGGTTGTGCTGGAAAGGGTCAGAGTGATTGCCGTCTTGACTCCCGGGCCTTGACCCGTCAGGAATCACTTTTCTGTCAGCAGTGAAACCAGGCTGACCCCAAGTGCCTGGGCGAGCAGAGACATCGTGTCAATAGGCAGATTCCTTTCCCCACGCTCGATCTGAGCGATATACGACCAGTTCATCTGTGCTTCGGCGGCAAGGTCTTCAAGCGTCCAGCCACCTTTCTGCCGTTCCTCACGAAGCCGACGACCGAAAATCAGTCGCTCCTGTGAGGGCGGACGTTCATGGCGAGGAGCTTCAGGCATTCCTTCACCCTGACGCGCCTACCAAATTGCCTCCAGTGAGTAATTGTACTATTATTAAGTGGACAAATACGTTTAGAGCATAAAACAGGGTTGACTGCTCTACGAGGTTCACTATGAAGCGAATTGCCCTCACGACCGTCCTCGGCCTGACGCTGCTTTCCAGTTGCCAGAACAACAAAGCCCCAGACGCTCAGGCGCTCCTGGGTATCGCGCAGCAGGCCCATCCCACGGTGCCTTACTGCACCGAAATCAATCCCTATGGCCCGTACATCATCGGCCACACCCTGCAGGTGTCGCACAACGACAGGAAGGTCGACCCGCGCTTCGCCCAACTCGAAGGAACCAAGCTCATCACCATTTCGCCGCCCCCGGCTGGCTATGACCCCAATTCTCTCGACGACTACACCGAAACAGTTACCCCGAGCGCAACGATGCTCAGCATTGCCAAGGACGTGATGCAGCCCGGGGGCAAGACGATTTGCCGAGGCGACCTCAAACTGACCGAGGTCACCGAGGTGACCAAACCTCAGAACGGCGTGATTCAAGCCAGAGGACACTACACCTACACGCCGAAAGCCTGGAATACGCCAGCAATCGAAGAACTCTTCCACTTCCCCGGCAAACCGGAGACGGAGCGTCCGCTCACGTTCCGGCAGATGCAGGACAACTCGTGGAAACTCGACGAAAACCAGTAAACAAGGGCTGAAAATGACCAAAAAGACAGGAGAAGTGGAATTTTATAGGGACGCGGGTGTCACGGTCACCAGCGCCAGGTTCTCGACGAACGGTCAAACGATTGCAATGAGTGGCGTGACCTCCGTCTCGATTCACAAAGACCCTATGGGGGCGATTGAGGTGGGCTGCCTCATTACTGGTTTGCCGCTCCTTTACTGGGGATTCACGTCCCCGGACGCGAGGCCTGTGTTGCTTCTCGGCTTCGCACTGGTCGGTTTTGCCGCGTGGATTATCAGCAAGCCAGTTTATTCGCTGATCTTGACCTCGAATTCTGGCAAAAAGAAGATGCTGAAAACGAAAAACAAGGAGCGCCTGGTCAAAATCGCGGCGGCAGTCGAAGATGCCGTTATCTACCGTGGCTGAACTTTCCACGTCGACAGCAGGAAGAAATCATTGATATCCCTTTGAGTCTTCCCGGATACCCCCGTCGCAAAAAGATCGCTGCCTCTTTAATCGGATGGTCTACTTCCTGCAGGCAACGTTGCCAAGTGACTGTTGTGAGCCACTGAGTCCGGATGTCCTGTTTGGTCTGCCAGTCAGTATGTCCATGTCGGGAGAACCAGCAAGGCCACTTTTGAAGCCACCAAAAATAAGGCTGTGCGAAAGCCAAATGTTCGCACAGCCAATTCGTTGAAGTTATCTGTTACTACCCAAGAAGTTCCTCGCGGCCCCTGACTTTCTAAGATTAGGAAGAGCGCTTGATTCACAGCATCCTTCGTGACGCTATTCTTGCCCCTGGTTCCCGGAATGTCCGGAAGACACCGGAGCAGACAAAATTAATAACGCATTTGGGACTCTATAAAGTCTGAAGAGAGATCAACGCCGAGATTCCGGATAAAAACTGTTTCTTCAGAGACGTAACGAAAGAGCAGAGCGTAAATTTCAAAATCGCCTGCTCGCTCCAACTTCTCCAACAACGATTGGCTGCTGGGATGGTGGGAATCCTGCAACTCGTATCTGATGTAGCGGAGAGTAATGGCCTCGGTCATGGTCCCGTTGAAAGTGTAGAAGAGGCACTCGACTTCCCCGTCTTCCAGTTCGGGCAGATTGTAATAGCCCATGCGGAGGCCCTGAGCCAGAAGAGTCAGCGTTTTTTCAAGCGAGCCGAATCTCTTGAGTTCGAAAGCGTCAGCAGAAGAAATCTTCACGGCGATGTCGCCGGATTCCGCCTTGATTTGAGCTTTTTCTTCGTCAGTGTACGTTTTCATAACGTCATTTCCTGTAGTGCATACGGTTTTGCCGTCATGCCGATAGATGGTCTTGGTGTGGGTTCTACCTGAGAATTGGAGGGCAAGAGGTCAACAGGTTCCCTGGAGAGAGTGGCAACCAGGTTGACAATCTCTTTCACCCCTTATGGCGGCACGGAGGTGCGACAACGATACTCGTCGTCAGTGGAATCTGTTCCGGCTTCTTCTTTTCTCAAGGACACACGCAGTTTTTTCTGTTCCTCATGGTTTGAATGAACGTAAAAATCGGTGGTGGTAGAGATCTTGGCGTGACCGAGGTGTTTGCTGATAGCCGTGATGGAATGCCCTTCAGCGACAAGGAGCGAGGCGCGAGTGTGACGCAATTTGTGTGGCGAGAGTCGGGGCACCTGAGCCATGTCGCAAATCCGCTGCATCGCCTGGCGGAGCGTGTTGTGCAGGAGTGGGAGTTGCTGTTTCGCTACTCCCGCTTTGCGCTGTGGTTGCCGCAGGAACGCGAACAGATAATCCGTTTCGGGCTGTCCGGTAGACGCTGCTTCAATTTTCGAGAGTTCCAGTCGCCTATTCAGGATTTCGACCGCTTCCGCTTCCAAAAAGACGAGGCGGTTGGACTCTTTGGTTTTGGTTTCGTTCTCGTACACTGTGCTCCGAAACTCAGAACGGGTTTTGGTAACGGCAATGGCGATTGTGCCGTCCTCCTGAACCAGAATGTCCGAGCGGCGCAGCGCCGTGAGTTCCCCAATGCGTAACCCCGTCCACAGGAGGAAACTGATTGGCAGGCCAAGCGGTTCCTTGGCGCAGACTTCAAGGAGACGGATGGACTGTTCCCGGTCATAGGAACGAACCTGCGCCGTCACCTTCTTACGCCGCTGCGGTTTTGCATCCCGGGTCGGGTTCTGCGAGGGCGGAAGGAGTTCTTCAGCAATGGCCCATTTGTATGCACCGGAAAGTAGCGAAGCGATCTGTCTCTGTCCACTGTTCCCGAGTTTCTGTGCGGTGAGTTTCTGGTAGTAGGAGCGCAACATTTTCGGCGTGATGGCCCCGGCTTTCTGGGAGCCGAGATGCGGCTTGATGTACGTGGCGTGCAGCGAGGCGTTGTGCAGGGTGGTGCGAAACGACCAGCGACGGTCTTTCTCGTCCTCGTTGGCCTGAGGGTCGTGCGCCATGTAACTGCGGTAACTCTCAAGCAGGGTATCGAGCGTGAGGTTGTCAGCCCTCGGCATATCCCCATGCCGGGCTTTCTCGCGTGCCTCCTGCGCATCCCGCCGCGCCTCGGTCATCGTGCGGCTTGTGCCGGTTGCCCGGCCCTTGGTGCCGTCTCGGTATTCGACGGTGATCCGCTACCGGATGTGGCCGCTCGGCAGTGTCTTGAAACTGCCTTCGTTGTGGCCTCGTTTCTGCTTCATAACTTCACCTTAAAGATCGGAATTCTGTTTGCCAAGCGGCAAAAACAAAGAAAAATGCCAGCGTACGGAGCAGCACGCCAGCGTGAATATTTGTCTAGATATGTGGCGGGTTTCTGTCTCTGGTGGCCCCCTGCAACCAGTTGAGTCTGAGGTCATGCGAGCGGATGAACTTGAGGCAGATTGACCCCAAGAAGCGGGATGGCGGTCGTCGTGACCAGTGTCGGCGGATCAAGCAGGATAACCTCGCCTTGAAGCGCATATTTACGCTCGTCCAATTCCTTACCGACGAGCACGAAACTTTGCCCCGTGGAGGTCACGGCGATCTGGGTATCACCAATATTTCTGGTATGAGCGAGCAGGATGATCTCGTCACCAATTCTGGTATCGGAGTAGTCCGTATATGACAGACCATCTTCCCGACCAGCATCGACTGGACGACAGTCATGCAGTAGCAGTGCGACCTGTCTCCTGCGTACCAATTCCCCGGTCACTTGTACCCGCATGCCATTTGGGGGGAGCCACGAAAATGGTTCACCAATCAGCAGTAGCTTCTGCTCGTGCTGCTGGAGATACGTTTTACCGAGATGCCTGAAAAACTGACCTTCAAAGCAGAGGAATTCGCCATCCGCGATGAACGAAATCTGGGTCAAATTGACTCTGGGATAGGTCTGTACCATGCGTACCTTCCTGTAATGGATTAATCACCTATTTCGATAGTGATATGAACGAAAAGACCCGCCAACGGCGGGTGATGTTGTTGAAGGCGTTGAGGCTGTTTCAAGGGTGGCTTTTTTGCGATACGGGCTGTCAAAACGGGAAGTGGGCAGCCGACAATTTGGTGAAAGGGTACAGTTCTCTGGTGAGGTTGTTTGCAAGTTGAGCGCATTTCCGTCGGTTGCCCACGCCCCGGCTTTGCCACTTCAGCCTGCAAAGGAGGCTGTGTTCATCCCTGCACCCTCGCCGTGTACTCACCTGACAAGGCAAAAAATATCCGGGAACTCAGCCCGGATGCAGGGGGAACGAGTGCTCCTACCACCACTCGGTCAGGAGGACGTTGCCATGGAGTTGCTGCCCAAAGAGGGTCGTCAGCACCCGCTGTCGCCGGGCGTGGGAGACGCCCCACACCGTCCTGAACCCTCGCTCGGAGAAGGTCGTCAGTTTGGTCTGGATGGTGTCACGACTGTAGGTTCCGTTGTCGTATTCGAGAGCAAGTTCAGCACCATCCTCAGCAGTCCAGAGGGCATCCGGCGACTCGAGTTTGATGAGTCCCCGGAATTCGGCCCTGTACCTCTCCGGGTCAGGAGGGATATCCAGAAGGTGCCGCATACACCCGGTTCCGGCCCGGTGCGCCAGGCGGGAGTCGGCCTGCTGAGCGAGGCGGCGGTCTAAGGTCAGGAAGCTCACGCGGGTTTCACTGGTCGCCTGCCGTGGCGAGGTGCGGAGTGTAGTGATGACCTGAAGAGCTTTGAGGAGATCGGCGGCCTCGAGGCCATAGAACCGTCTGAGTAAAGCCACACTCATGACGCCGTCGACCTCAATGCTCTGGAGAGCAGCAGCAACCCTGACGCTCCTTTCCTGCTGGAGAATGTGCAAAACGTGTCCGGGGAAATCGAGGTACTTCGGATTGGTTTTCCATTCCTCGCCTCCTAGATATGGCCCCTCCGCAGGCTGTTCCGGATGGGGGCCTGGATGCTGGTACCGGGCGAGCATACTGCCGCTGATGGTCTGCGGACGAACCTCCAGAACCTTCAGGAAAGACCCGTATCTCTCGGCTAACCGCCGTCCCTTCTTCGCATTCGGCACAGCCAGGATGACCGTAAAGTTGTGGAGCAAGGCCTGACTCTTCAGTCGCTCTGCAACGCGACCGATGTGCCTGCGCGAGAAGCCGTCTGCCGTCACTTTGGCGCAGAAGAGCGCGGGGCCATCCGGTGTAATCACCTCGCAAAACCTGTGGGTCGTATCGAAGGTTTCCAGATCGACAGTCTCTGATGCGGTGCTCTGACGCCAGCCCAGGTGCTGCAGGGCCAGCCGGGTGTACGCCATGTTGATATGCCACTCGGTGCTGCCGGAATACTCCAGTGAACCGTATACAGCGCGTTGCCCGGCAGCCGAGAGCAGAACGAGTGGCCCGATTTCCGTGGAAGTTACTGTCAGGAGTTTATCCTCCACAAATTGCCGGAAGCGTTCGTTGGGGAGGTGTTGCCTCACCTCCTGCTCTGTCCAGGCGTAGTCAGCGCTGTAGAGCCTGTGCAGAAGATGCCGCTCTGCTTCCGTCAGAGGGATCTCAGACTTCTTCATCGCGCTTTCCGTCCCCGGCGGGCAGGTTTGTCTCTGGTCAGCCGCAGTCGCCGCAGGCTCAACAACCGCTCGAAATCGTCTGCACCCTGTTCGAGCCGAGTCAGGCTGGTTTCCAGGTTTCCGACATGCCGCAGTACCGCGTACCGCGATTCCTGGCGCTGCTCATTCAGCCAGGTCTCAAAGCGTTCGTCGGGGAGAACCAGTTCCTCCTGCTGCTCCAGGGTGACTTCCTCCCCAAGCTCAGTGAGGATGGTTTTTTTGAACGTTTTGCCGATTTCGGGCAAGGCGCGAATGACTTCAGCAGCGACTCCGGCCTCCCAGTTCCTGAAAATCAGGTGGCACTCGATAGCCGGTATGGACTTGACGATGGCGCTCAGGCGGACAGGCGTGGTGGGCATCCTGGGCTGGGTGGTGGGGACAGCCTGCTTGACTTCAACAGCGGGTTTGAGCGGTGTCTGGGCGGTGGCTTCGGGCTGAGCGGGAAAGGGCAGGGCGGGCCGGTCATCGTTTGGATTTGTCATGCCTCATGGTCACTGCGCGAGGGTGGATCCGCACCCTGGTGTGCCAGCCTCAGCCTGCCCCGTAACGCTCAATCCCCGCCAGGAGGACGTTGCGAGCACCGACCTGGTGGGCGTTTCCACGGTGTCCACAGCGGTCACAATGGAACGAGTCACCTCTGCGCTGGCCCTTATAGAGAACCCGTTCCCGTTCACGGCAGCAGGGGCAATAGGTGCTCGTGAACCTGGCTGGTAACCGCTTAAAGAGGTGCTGTGCGGTGTGCATGTACTGACTGAGACTGCTGAAATGGTAATCGTGAATGGCCCGGTCACGAGCATCGAAAATGAAATTTCTGTTCATCCCCTTGTGGCTGAGCTTTTCGGAAAAGACGTGTGAAGCGTGGTAATTCAGCCAGGCAATGACAGCCTCAGTATCCAGGCGGCCACTCGCGTAAGTCAGGTGCTCGTGCAGTTTTCTGGCCCCCGGAGTCAAGCTCATGACTTTCACGGCATTGAGATGGCTGAGGGAGGTGGGCTTGAATTCCTGGCTCTGTCCGGCAGCGGTGTAGGCATAGGCAACCGGGTCGAGACCGACATCCAGGCCAACCGCCACTTTGTTCTGGCCTGTTCTCCCGGATCGGTACTGGGACTGGCAGGTCAGGCCCAGGAGCCAGTCACCTTTGAGGTTTTGCCGAAGATAAGTCTGCTCTGGTCGCCAGATGGATTTGTATGTGGTCGGCTCCTTTACCAGACGCGGGCGTGGATCGGGTTGTCGCCCCCTGCTGACCCGGGATTCGAGCAGAGCGACAAACCGCTCAGGAGACCAGTCGGGTTCGGGATGTCGCGCTGCTTTCAACAGGACATCGATGTCCGGGTACTGCTCGAATCCCGGAGAGGCGAGAACCATCGCGCGGTAAGCGGTGGTTGGC harbors:
- a CDS encoding ATP-binding protein, giving the protein MFLGRLQELSALQAEYARSRPSLILVRGRRRVGKSTLILKSLEGRPHIYYQANRLTSSENLSLLRQTVREVLGDDPVLDGLNSWAAVLLYLARLSVSRPGLTLVLDEFPYLCDGDAALPSIVQQVWDRVQAESLSFNLVLCGSSIAFMGELLAERNPLHGRQTFSLDLPPLSYREASERFPDWSLSDRAYAFAVFGGMPYYLALCEPQESLKENVMQVILRNGAPLHDEPTHLLQAELQNVARYATILRAISDGCTTWGEILNRVPELESSQHLSPYIGKLEELRLVEVTRSLDAPPKGRNRRYRLADPFLAFWYHFVLPNSSALEAGQSEAVWQHVITPNLDKYMGDVFERICRDYLRLYGQERFGMPAREVGSIWSGDFDVDVVATLLDEQVVYGECKWWKDPVGQNILDHLCEKTQSVKYGKGEPQYALFARSGFTETIEKEGVHLLGLAALYGQEESNPDSIQYSRI
- a CDS encoding tyrosine-type recombinase/integrase, which codes for MTEARRDAQEAREKARHGDMPRADNLTLDTLLESYRSYMAHDPQANEDEKDRRWSFRTTLHNASLHATYIKPHLGSQKAGAITPKMLRSYYQKLTAQKLGNSGQRQIASLLSGAYKWAIAEELLPPSQNPTRDAKPQRRKKVTAQVRSYDREQSIRLLEVCAKEPLGLPISFLLWTGLRIGELTALRRSDILVQEDGTIAIAVTKTRSEFRSTVYENETKTKESNRLVFLEAEAVEILNRRLELSKIEAASTGQPETDYLFAFLRQPQRKAGVAKQQLPLLHNTLRQAMQRICDMAQVPRLSPHKLRHTRASLLVAEGHSITAISKHLGHAKISTTTDFYVHSNHEEQKKLRVSLRKEEAGTDSTDDEYRCRTSVPP
- a CDS encoding DUF6232 family protein, whose protein sequence is MTKKTGEVEFYRDAGVTVTSARFSTNGQTIAMSGVTSVSIHKDPMGAIEVGCLITGLPLLYWGFTSPDARPVLLLGFALVGFAAWIISKPVYSLILTSNSGKKKMLKTKNKERLVKIAAAVEDAVIYRG
- a CDS encoding helix-turn-helix domain-containing protein, which encodes MPEAPRHERPPSQERLIFGRRLREERQKGGWTLEDLAAEAQMNWSYIAQIERGERNLPIDTMSLLAQALGVSLVSLLTEK
- a CDS encoding zinc ribbon domain-containing protein, with the translated sequence MPYTTTDHHWMKILRPSYSTISDLIDQNHLIACRANQCGPRGDLTYQLSPASRIQVINDELLTIAGQEIMAQLNHQPTTAYRAMVLASPGFEQYPDIDVLLKAARHPEPDWSPERFVALLESRVSRGRQPDPRPRLVKEPTTYKSIWRPEQTYLRQNLKGDWLLGLTCQSQYRSGRTGQNKVAVGLDVGLDPVAYAYTAAGQSQEFKPTSLSHLNAVKVMSLTPGARKLHEHLTYASGRLDTEAVIAWLNYHASHVFSEKLSHKGMNRNFIFDARDRAIHDYHFSSLSQYMHTAQHLFKRLPARFTSTYCPCCRERERVLYKGQRRGDSFHCDRCGHRGNAHQVGARNVLLAGIERYGAG
- a CDS encoding nucleotidyl transferase AbiEii/AbiGii toxin family protein, with protein sequence MPSPTALIEQAALELQPLLERLVFVGGATVELLLTDKAAGPVRPTNDVDVATHVSRRSELSKLEERLTGLGFEPDQEGPLCRWKKGSLVLDVMTDDGEMQGFTNPWYASAIQHARQVTLPSGRTVRVLDAPHLIATKLVAWRDRGQGSMFSHDLEDILMVLDGRPELSDELRAAPPPLQDFVRQEFASLLAHPDFEETLQGTFTEKGRDTVVLERVRVIAVLTPGP